Within Flavobacterium pisciphilum, the genomic segment GCTAAAAATCACCGTTTATGCCATCTACTTTATTTTTACAATCAGACATTAAAAATCCTTATTCTATATATGAGACTATGCTTAATAGTCATCCTATCTTCTGGGATGAAGCGAATCAAATCTGGGCAATTTATTCTCACAAACACTGTATTGAAATTTTAAACAGCCCACACGTCCACATCCCTGTCAGTAACCAGAATAACGAACAGCAACTTAACAAATATGCTTTAAAAATTGTCAATCATTTATCTCGATTATCAAATGGAATTCAACATGAAATAGCAAAAGAAAGTGCAATACTATTATTCTCTAACATGAAATTAGTTGACACAACCGCAATTATAGCAAAACTAGTAAGCGACGACTTAATTGATAACAAAATCGATTGGGTAAGTTCTGTCTGCAAAAAGTTCCCTCTACTGATTGTTTTAAAAAGCTTTGGTTTTGAACAGAATGATTGCAATTTCATTTTAGAAAAAATGGAGCAGCTTGTAAAAATAATGATACCAAACAAAACTACCGAGCAAATTAAATCAATTAATGAGATATCAGAACATCTCTTTTTAATAACAGAAAAACAGTTATCTAATCTTAATTTTTATCAGTCTTTATTAAATAAAATTTCAGAGCCACATACCATTTCTTTAAAAGAAACCTCAACCTTATGTGTGAGTAATTTAATTGGACTATTTATTCAAAGCTATGACGCTGGCAGAGGTCTTTTAAGCAATTCGTTATTACAAATAACTAACACAATAAACCTTATATCAAAAAACAACATCAACAAAAACTTAATTCAAAAGTCAGTTATCGAAACACTACGCTTTGACCCACCAATTCACAATACCAGAAGGGTTGCCATTGCCCCCATTACATTAGGCAAAACCACAATTAAGAAAAATGACACGATACTATTGGTTCTTGCAGCTGCAAATCGTGATTTTGAAAAATTCGATAACCCGATGAATTTTGATACAGAAAGAGTTAACAATAACGAGAATATAACCTTTGGAATTGGTGGTCACATGTGTCTAGCCAAACATTTTTCGATTCAAATCACAACCGAAGTTTTATTCTATTTATTTGAGAATTATAAAACAATCTCAATCCTAGAAGACAACATTCAATACGAACCCATGATAAATGCACGATTACCCAAAAGCATATGGATTTCAATTCAATAATTTAAAACAAACAATTATGATAGCAGTAATTTTTGAAGTAATTCCAAACGAGGGAAAAAGACAAGAATACCTTGACATTGCAGCCAATTTACGACCTGAGCTTGACAAAATCCCAGGCTTTATATCTATAGAACGATTTCAAAGTTTTAATGATCCTGAAAAAGTCTTGTCTTTATCTTTTTGGAAAGATGAAAAAAGCATCCAACAATGGAGAAATCTCGAAATGCATCGCATAGCTCAATCTAAAGGTCGCCAAGAAATATTTAAAGATTATCATTTAAGAATTGCCGATGTAAAAAGAGATTACGGAATGTTTGATAGAAAAGAAACGCCAAAAGATAGTGCTAGTTATCTCAAATAGTCTGAGGTTCTGAGGTTCTGAGGTTCTGAGGTTCTGAGGTTCTGAGGTTCTGAGGTTCTGAGGTTCTGAGGTTCTGAGGTTCTGAGGTTCTGAGGTTCTGAGGTTCTGAGGTTCTGAGGTTCTGAGGTTCTGAGGTTCTGAGGTTCTGAGGTTCTGAGGTTCTGAGGTTCTGAGGTTCTGAGGTTCTGAGGTTAAAAAAAGCATTCTGCTTTTTTTTGAAAAATCTAAAGAGCCCATCAATCTAAAGAGTCTAAATTTTGACTACTTTTGCATTATGGAAGAAAATCTAAAACGCCTCAACAAATTTATTGGAGAAACTGGATATTGCTCTCGTCGTGAAGCTGATAAACTTATCGAAGAAGGTCGTGTAACCATAAACGGTGTTGTACCCGAAATGGGGACAAAAGTTTCGCCTGATGATGAAGTACGCATAGATGGAAAGTTAATCGTGGAGAAGCACGAAAAACCTGTTTATTTAGCTTTTAATAAACCTGCCGGAATAGAATGCACTACTAATCTAGAAGTTCGCAATAACATTGTAGATTATATTAACTATCCTAAGCGTATTTTCCCAATTGGAAGATTGGATAAAGCTAGTGAAGGTTTAATATTTATGACCAATGATGGTGATATTGTAAACAAAATTCTACGCGCAAGAAACAACCACGAAAAAGAATATACAGTAACTGTAAACAAACCCATAACGGATCGCTTTATTGAGCGTATGGGAAATGGTGTCCCTATTCTAGACACAGTAACTAAAAAATGTAAAGTAGAGCAAATAAGCAAATACATTTTTAAGATTATTCTAACTCAAGGTTTAAATCGTCAGATTCGTAGAATGGCCGAATATCTAGGATATGAAGTTACTGCCTTAAAACGTATTCGTATTATTAATATTTCTCTTGACGTTCCTGTAGGTCGCTATCGCGATTTAACTGATGCTGAAATTAAGGAGTTAAATGAACTAATCGAACCTTCAAGTAAAACTGAAGAAGCTAGCTTACCTAAAATTGAAGCTCCAAGAAAGAGAACTGAATTTATAAAAAGAGATGATCCTCGATTTAAAAAAAGAGGTGATTATTAATCTAATCTTTTTTAAAAAATATTCAAAAAATCCTCAAGTTGCTTGAGGATTTTTTTTTGACTACATTATTATTCTAACCAACAAATAATAAATGTTATGGGCAATTTGGTGTTTTGTTCCAGTTGCCATTTCCATACCAATCATTAACAAGATTTCCTAATAAATCCACATTAGGTTGGTCTTGAAATGCATAAACCATAACTCCTTCATAATCATTATTTTTCAACCATGTAACAGCTGTTGTTGTTGGTTCAGGAGAAGTACCTGAAACAAAACCACATACTAGTGCATTTTTAGCCATTCCTAGTTCATAATAAACTGGAAGTCTATCCTCCGGCATCCCCCAATACGACATTTCCCAACCATAAGTAAGATTTTCAGCCAAAGTCCTATTTTCATATCTAGGACTAAAATACTGAGTATCTTGAAATAAAGCTTTAGAAATAATAATATTAGGCATAAGTTGTTTCATAATTGTAGTGACCATTACTAATGAAGACAAATTCTTTTTGGGATTTTTACTATACTCATCATCTATGTCAATTCCATCTAAACCGAATTTATCTACTACCTCTTTTAATTGTTCTGCAAAATTTGTTGCAGTTGCTATATCTAGAAACTCAGACCATCCTGAGTCATCCCAATTATTCAAAAAAGTAAGCAATACGGTTATTCCCTTACTCTGTAGCTTTTTAACTACTGCTGCAGTAAGATTAGTATATTCAGCATTTCCAACCGCATATGGATATCCACTGGGCACTTTTGTATTGGGAGCCAATTCTATCATCCCTGAAGGAAAAGGTTTCAGATTAATATTAGCTGCAAAAATGCAGACTACATCTACAGCTGCACTTCCATCTGCCATTGCATAACAGCCAGCTGTTTCTAATTTACTTAAATTCACATAAGCGACTGACATTCCTGCTTTTTGATATGAATCACATTGTGGGGCACTTCCATACCAAGGTTCACCGCTAAAAAACACTGCATCTCCAGGATTAAAAACCCCTTTATCTCCCAAATTTTCAAGAACCATACCTTCTCTACAAAAGAAAAAGAAACTGATCTTTGGATTTTTAATTGCAATACGTTTTGCTATTTCTGGAGTACAATTTGGAACTTTTTTAATTAAAGTATTCCAGTCTGCCCCTTTAAACATTGCTGAATTAGCTTTTTTTATCCAGGCCATTTTTTATTTTTTTAAATTATTTTTTTTCACCTATTTCATTTAAAGTACGCATCTCCCCTTTTAAATAAATTTCAGTACTTTAAAAAAATAAAAAAACTAGAAACACATGTAAGAGCATTTCTAGTTTTAGAATTAAGAATAAACTAATTAAAAAATTAAAAAGTATATTTAATCTCTATTACGCTCATCTGTCCTTGCACGATTGTTGACCATTGTCCTGTGAATTCTGCTCCATACGAAGCAGCAATTACTGAACCTACTTTTTGAGCCTCATCATTGCTCCATAATGGTCCTGCCAAAACATTCGTTTTATATTCGTTTTTTCCGCTGCTTTTAACGTTTAATTCTAGTTCAACTACACTCATTTGGTTTTCTACAACGGTATTCCATTGTCCTGTCCATTTACCTTGATGTGCAGCTGCAACTAATGGGGCTTTTTCATTTGCATCTTGTTGGTTCCAAATTGGACCTGCTGGGATATTAACTTTAAATGTTGCCATGATAAATTTTATTTATTCTTACTCTTTAGGCTTTTCAGATACGCCTCGTTTTTTTGAGTGGTTCCTGAACTCCACTTTTAACCGCTCTTATTCAAATAATTAACAAGTAACTTTTTAATAGATTACAAATAACGGTAGGTTACTACTTATCAACTACTTAAATCAAAATCAAAAGATGCTAGCCTTCCTTTTGACTTTCTATAATAAAGCTACATCAGAACATTACTTCTTACCAAAAAAATGTCATAAGACAAGAAATCATTGTTATAAGAATAAGAAAAAGTGGTATGGCATTTCAAATCAAAAAAATGCAAAAAAAAATCCTCCATATAGATGAAGGATATATTAGATTTATTTCAATATGCGAAAATTTCGAACAAAGTCTTTATACTTATCACTTAATGTAACTCTATAGTTCCCTTTTAAAACAACCAAATTATCACTAACGATTATCTCTTCTATTTTACTCGAATTCACAATATAGTTACGATGTGTTTGACTAAATTTATTTGGATCCAAAAATTGGCTAATTTTAGTTAACGACATCAAAACCACAAACTTTTCGATATCTGTAATTATATTACAATAGCGATCTTCTACTTCTATGTAAACAATATCTTCAATTCGTACTTTTTTTAAGGCTTTATTTTTTTTAATAAAAAGGTAATCTTCACTTATAACTGTATTTTGATCTTCATTAAGAAAAACGTTTGTTTGTCCATAAAATTTCTCAACAGCCATTTCTAGCGCGTATAAAATTTCTAATTCATTGAATGGTTTTAACAAAAAACTAAAAGGTCTAGTAAGTTTAGCTCTTTCAAAAATCTGACGATCTTTTGAACTTGTTAAAAAAACAAATGGTTTTATCCCATTAGGCGCTATTGTCATAGTCTCTGCGAAAGCAACCCCTTCGGGTTTTCCATCTAAAAAAACATCTATAATTACAACGTCAATAGTATTTTTATAAAATAGATTTAAGGCTTCCGCATACGTTCTTGCTACACCTACAATATTATAATTGTTTGCAATGAGCACTTTTGAAAGAGCATCACTTTCTGTAGGAGTATCTTCAATAATAAGAACATTTATATTATCCATTTTTTTTTACCTTTGGTAGTATTATTATTATTTTCGTCCCAATATTTTCTTCACTTTCAATTTCAAATCTTCCTCCGTTTTTAAGAATCATACTTTTACATAATTGCATTCCTAATCCCGTTCCTATTCCATCATCATTTTTCTTTTTAGACAACAAAACAGTCTTCCTTAAAAGTGCTTCCTTAGTTTCTAGATTCATTCCAACTCCAGTATCTTCTATTACTAAATAACAGAAGTCTTCGTCTGAAGGTCTTGAATAAATTGAAATTCTTCCATTCTCTTTTGAAAATTTAATTGCGTTATCAAGTACGTTTCGGATAATTATTTTAAGTGAGTCCATATCTGCAAACACAAAATCTGAGGTCGCAACTTTGTTTTCAAAATGAATATTTTTATTAAGCATTAATGGCTTATAATTATATTCTACATGTTGTACGATAATAAACAGCTGTAATGCCTCCTGATGAAAATAAGCTTGTTTTGTTTGTAGCAAAGCCCAATTAAGTAGGTTGTCTAATAGATTATAAGCGCCATTGGCAATCGTACTGTTGTTATGAAGCAATATATCAAGTTCTGCAAAATTCTTACTTTCCAGAGTCTCAATTAATTTTTTGTTGCTTATTTTCAAAGCGTTTACCGAAGACCTCAAATCATGACTTACTATCGAAAACAATTTATCTTTCGTTGCATTTAATTCATCTAACTCATTTTTTTGAGCTAGTATAATTTTATTTTTTCTTATTTTTTGTCTGTAAAAATAAACACCCGTTCCAAACAAGACCAACAATAATATGGATGAAAAAAGCAGACCGTTTCTTTCTGCTATTTTTACCTTATTCTCTGCTTCAAGAACGTTTACCTCCTTTTGCTTTTCCTTTATTGCAAATTTCTTTTCCAAATCGGCAATAGCCCATATTTTATTCTGATCGTTTAAAGAATCCTTCCAAGCTTCATATTCTTTTCGATATGCCAAAGCCAATGGGAAATTTTTTCTATTTTCCTCAACCACAGCCATATTTAAAGTTGCAGTTTGCTTCAATTCAAATGATTTCACTTTTTTGGACAAATGATATCCTTTTTCAAAATAAGGAATTGCTTGCTTGTCTTTATATTGTTCATAATACAAAGTAGCTATGTCCATATAAGATCCAATCAACAATAAAGTATCTTTTTCTGCTTCTTGCAAATTGGCACTTTTAAACAGATATTTTTCTGCTTCAGCAAATTCCTTGAGATGTAAATAACAC encodes:
- a CDS encoding cytochrome P450, which gives rise to MPSTLFLQSDIKNPYSIYETMLNSHPIFWDEANQIWAIYSHKHCIEILNSPHVHIPVSNQNNEQQLNKYALKIVNHLSRLSNGIQHEIAKESAILLFSNMKLVDTTAIIAKLVSDDLIDNKIDWVSSVCKKFPLLIVLKSFGFEQNDCNFILEKMEQLVKIMIPNKTTEQIKSINEISEHLFLITEKQLSNLNFYQSLLNKISEPHTISLKETSTLCVSNLIGLFIQSYDAGRGLLSNSLLQITNTINLISKNNINKNLIQKSVIETLRFDPPIHNTRRVAIAPITLGKTTIKKNDTILLVLAAANRDFEKFDNPMNFDTERVNNNENITFGIGGHMCLAKHFSIQITTEVLFYLFENYKTISILEDNIQYEPMINARLPKSIWISIQ
- a CDS encoding tetratricopeptide repeat-containing sensor histidine kinase translates to MAKIRLLTTSVLFFLSFSLFSQGQQPVGNLMAFVIEAKAQKFKERTNFNKAQMFFRQNNWDSTLVYSMKEISSAKNKELKDFCHYFRGISFKEKKLLKESKEEFSKISKDFQFFYKVKMKLGEIALEQNEFKNALRYFQEIEKLSNAVVYDFKNSTVLHNIGLCYLHLKEFAEAEKYLFKSANLQEAEKDTLLLIGSYMDIATLYYEQYKDKQAIPYFEKGYHLSKKVKSFELKQTATLNMAVVEENRKNFPLALAYRKEYEAWKDSLNDQNKIWAIADLEKKFAIKEKQKEVNVLEAENKVKIAERNGLLFSSILLLVLFGTGVYFYRQKIRKNKIILAQKNELDELNATKDKLFSIVSHDLRSSVNALKISNKKLIETLESKNFAELDILLHNNSTIANGAYNLLDNLLNWALLQTKQAYFHQEALQLFIIVQHVEYNYKPLMLNKNIHFENKVATSDFVFADMDSLKIIIRNVLDNAIKFSKENGRISIYSRPSDEDFCYLVIEDTGVGMNLETKEALLRKTVLLSKKKNDDGIGTGLGMQLCKSMILKNGGRFEIESEENIGTKIIIILPKVKKNG
- the rluF gene encoding 23S rRNA pseudouridine(2604) synthase RluF, which gives rise to MEENLKRLNKFIGETGYCSRREADKLIEEGRVTINGVVPEMGTKVSPDDEVRIDGKLIVEKHEKPVYLAFNKPAGIECTTNLEVRNNIVDYINYPKRIFPIGRLDKASEGLIFMTNDGDIVNKILRARNNHEKEYTVTVNKPITDRFIERMGNGVPILDTVTKKCKVEQISKYIFKIILTQGLNRQIRRMAEYLGYEVTALKRIRIINISLDVPVGRYRDLTDAEIKELNELIEPSSKTEEASLPKIEAPRKRTEFIKRDDPRFKKRGDY
- a CDS encoding LytR/AlgR family response regulator transcription factor — translated: MDNINVLIIEDTPTESDALSKVLIANNYNIVGVARTYAEALNLFYKNTIDVVIIDVFLDGKPEGVAFAETMTIAPNGIKPFVFLTSSKDRQIFERAKLTRPFSFLLKPFNELEILYALEMAVEKFYGQTNVFLNEDQNTVISEDYLFIKKNKALKKVRIEDIVYIEVEDRYCNIITDIEKFVVLMSLTKISQFLDPNKFSQTHRNYIVNSSKIEEIIVSDNLVVLKGNYRVTLSDKYKDFVRNFRILK
- a CDS encoding antibiotic biosynthesis monooxygenase family protein, with protein sequence MIAVIFEVIPNEGKRQEYLDIAANLRPELDKIPGFISIERFQSFNDPEKVLSLSFWKDEKSIQQWRNLEMHRIAQSKGRQEIFKDYHLRIADVKRDYGMFDRKETPKDSASYLK
- a CDS encoding mannan-binding lectin; this translates as MATFKVNIPAGPIWNQQDANEKAPLVAAAHQGKWTGQWNTVVENQMSVVELELNVKSSGKNEYKTNVLAGPLWSNDEAQKVGSVIAASYGAEFTGQWSTIVQGQMSVIEIKYTF
- a CDS encoding glycosyl hydrolase family 18 protein translates to MAWIKKANSAMFKGADWNTLIKKVPNCTPEIAKRIAIKNPKISFFFFCREGMVLENLGDKGVFNPGDAVFFSGEPWYGSAPQCDSYQKAGMSVAYVNLSKLETAGCYAMADGSAAVDVVCIFAANINLKPFPSGMIELAPNTKVPSGYPYAVGNAEYTNLTAAVVKKLQSKGITVLLTFLNNWDDSGWSEFLDIATATNFAEQLKEVVDKFGLDGIDIDDEYSKNPKKNLSSLVMVTTIMKQLMPNIIISKALFQDTQYFSPRYENRTLAENLTYGWEMSYWGMPEDRLPVYYELGMAKNALVCGFVSGTSPEPTTTAVTWLKNNDYEGVMVYAFQDQPNVDLLGNLVNDWYGNGNWNKTPNCP